One window of Papaver somniferum cultivar HN1 chromosome 9, ASM357369v1, whole genome shotgun sequence genomic DNA carries:
- the LOC113308882 gene encoding zinc finger protein GIS2-like, with protein MTPDRVRRRNPLGPRRFRSRERESYRDAPYRRGDRPSNRNDHLCNNCKRPGHFARDCPNVPVCNNCGLPGHIFAECNAKTTCWRCKESGHVANQCNNDPVCHICGNVGHIARDCSGSGLPLHDTRLCNNCYKPGHIAVDCTNDKACNNCRQSGHIARGCPNESVCNVCNVSGHLARQCPKTNIASEIVGGSFRDIVCRNCNQRGHTSRDCVSSMICHNCGGRGHHAFECPSGRMLDRDRRIRRF; from the exons ATGACTCCAGATAGGGTCAGAAGAAGAAACCCATTGGGGCCTAGACGATTCCGTAGCAGGGAGCGGGAATCCTACCGAGATGCTCCATATCGAAGGGGTGATCGTCCCAGCAACAG GAACGATCATCTTTGCAACAACTGCAAGAGACCTGGACACTTCGCTAGAGATTGTCCAAATGTGCCTGTTTGCAACAACTGTGGGCTTCCTGG GCATATATTTGCCGAGTGCAATGCAAAAACCACGTGCTGGAGATGCAAGGAGTCAGGCCATGTTGCAAACCAGTGCAACAATGATCCTGTATGCCATATCTGTGGGAATGTCGGTCACATTGCACGGGATTGTTCAGGTTCAGGCCTTCCCCTCCACGATACAAGGCTCTGCAACAACTGCTACAAGCCAGGCCACATAGCCGTCGACTGCACTAATGACAAGGCATGCAATAATTGCCGCCAATCTGGCCATATCGCTCGTGGGTGTCCAAACGAGTCAGTCTGCAATGTGTGCAATGTCTCAGGTCACCTTGCTCGTCAGTGTCCTAAGACAAATATTGCATCCGAGATTGTGGGTGGGTCTTTCCGTGACATCGTCTGCCGCAACTGCAACCAACGAGGACACACCAGTCGTGACTGTGTATCCAGTATGATTTGCCACAACTGCGGGGGACGAGGTCACCATGCCTTCGAGTGCCCTTCAGGCCGTATGCTTGACCGTGACCGCAGAATTCGTAGGTTTTAA
- the LOC113307778 gene encoding uncharacterized protein LOC113307778, whose translation MAQTSTAGSAYLSALTQQIQKKLLRAIVSQDQRLNLLQELFADIALEVDIRARAIILNKDEEVISPAEDDIETDNHLCFYDMLADHYVKVPENGKPVLDLIVQLWSQSFASHIFSLLFHKWLFEVEIEHTEVRLRYSSALVEGASNVFWIDIQTNKRRFFSLFYYLLEDVALVPKRLNKIPVQAQRDLFLLLSRFIFFYNLDDRLETFLNYYPVFPNAFLVGGPADFFVIELTDQVQKLKVEPVLLHYFSQMRVLQGFELRMTSSTRLKACLYSFTSPGGPMYPTRAVRHAAWEALDFLFPVGRYPRHLISMFFRLLYPWYWPSSCWNFILECIAAIFYSLLGYVFSGWEKLRRPKTT comes from the exons ATGGCACAAACGTCTACAGCAGGCTCTGCTTATCTCTCCGCTCTTACCCAACAAATTCAGAAAAAACTCCTAAGG GCGATAGTTTCTCAAGATCAAAGACTTAACTTGTTGCAAGAACTATTTGCAGATATAGCTTTAGAAGTTGATATTCGAGCACGGG CTATAATTCTTAACAAGGATGAAGAGGTAATCTCTCCAGCGGAGGATGATATTGAAACTGATAACCATTTGTGCTTTTACGATATGCTCGCTGATCATTACGTTAAGGTTCCCGAGAATGGAAAACCCGTCCTTGATTTGATTGTGCAACTCTGGAGTCAGTCATTTGCATCTCACATATTTTCCCTCCTTTTCCATAAATGG TTGTTCGAAGTTGAAATTGAACATACAGAAGTCCGCCTTCGTTATTCATCTGCTCTTGTAGAAGGTGCTTCAAATGTCTTTTG GATTGACATCCAGACAAATAAGAGGCGTTTCTTCTCTTTGTTCTAT TATCTTCTTGAGGATGTTGCACTGGTCCCCAAACGTCTAAACAAAATTCCGGTGCAG GCTCAACGAGATTTGTTTCTTCTACTATCCAGGTTTATATTCTTTTACAACTTAG ATGACAGGCTCGAAACATTCTTAAACTATTATCCAGTTTTTCCCAATGCTTTTCTGGTTGGTGGTCCTGCAGATTTTTTTGTTATTGAGCTAACTGATCAG GTTCAGAAGTTAAAGGTTGAGCCTGTCTTGCTACATTACTTCTCTCAGATGAGAGTCCTTCAAG GTTTTGAGCTGAGAATGACGTCAAGCACACGGCTAAAGGCATGCCTCTACAGCTTTACATCCCCTGGTGGTCCAATGTATCCAACACGAGCTGTGCGGCATGCGGCCTGGGAAGCATTGGATTTTCTTTTTCCT GTCGGTAGGTATCCGCGTCATCTCATAAGCATGTTCTTTAGGTTGCTATATCCATGGTATTGGCCTTCTTCCTGCTGGAATTTTATATTAGAATGCATCGCAGCTATATTTTATTCTCTGTTGGGGTATGTCTTCTCTGGTTGGGAGAAGCTGAGGAGACCAAAGACCACATAG